The Eurosta solidaginis isolate ZX-2024a chromosome 4, ASM4086904v1, whole genome shotgun sequence genome includes a window with the following:
- the LOC137249708 gene encoding acidic phospholipase A2 PA4: protein MTKRLLKIVPTLALIVSIFISGGSGSAVLISDNTMSVMVELSSRHPFCKMHTDRGDIQRMLLQSDPRRIRQVPRESVMELEEVCLKSGSYGLEFRGGLGFIYPGTKWCGPGTTALDYNDLGPHVGEDRCCREHDHCPNVLNVGECRRGLCNTGTFTRSHCDCDARLRKCLQSLNTETANTLGAIFYNVVQVTCFQERSPCSAHQRAGYNQTEQDTICAQWQYQPSGKYVPSAPGRT from the exons ATGACAAAAAGGCTCCTCAAAATCGTACCTACTCTGGCGCTGATAGTCTCCATATTTATAAGCGGTGGCAGTGGTTCCGCTGTGTTGATCTCTGACAATACAATGTCAGTAATGGTGGAGCTTTCTTCGAGGCATCCTTTCTGCAAAATGCATACGGATCG CGGTGACATTCAACGCATGCTGTTACAATCCGATCCTAGACGCATACGACAAGTGCCACGTGAGTCGGTTATGGAGTTAGAGGAGGTATGCTTGAAGTCTGGTTCTTATGGGCTTGAGTTTAGAGGTGGTCTGGGCTTTATTTATCCTGGAACAAAATGGTGTGGACCAG GTACCACTGCGCTCGACTACAATGACTTAGGTCCACATGTTGGAGAAGATCGTTGCTGTCGTGAACATGATCATTGCCCCAATGTACTAAACGTGGGCGAGTGTCGTCGTGGTCTCTGTAACACGGGCACATTTACGCGCTCACATTGCGATTGCGATGCGCGTCTGCGCAAATGTTTGCAGTCACTTAATACAG AGACCGCAAACACGTTAGGCGCCATCTTCTACAATGTGGTACAAGTGACTTGTTTCCAAGAACGCAGCCCCTGCTCAGCACATCAAAG gGCTGGTTACAATCAAACCGAGCAGGATACGATCTGTGCACAATGGCAATATCAGCCATCTGGAAAATATGTACCCAGCGCACCAGGACGTACTTAA